Proteins from a genomic interval of Neoarius graeffei isolate fNeoGra1 chromosome 24, fNeoGra1.pri, whole genome shotgun sequence:
- the LOC132872217 gene encoding zinc finger BED domain-containing protein 4-like, translated as MMIDSLVHCKRALQSYASDSNSNLPATLNGNQWSLLEKTATVLKPFQELTAEVSAASATAADVIPSVRVLTRFLENEREEHRGIQTMKATLLDAVHTRFYLVEKEPLYAVATMLDPRYKDKFFTNATNLDQAKEALKVEVMKMDQELKTMPSGEGVAEAETARQTTGMEAGSSTSSLGSFFDEILEESCTAGPSEEQQITPGALFQLESYLSEPPLGRKSNPFHYWRDNQARLPTLAATAAKFLSAPCTSVESERLFSTVSLIIDEHRSRLTPEHLEMLVFVKKNFPSMLGLQSGQTVEGSV; from the exons ATGATGATCGACAGCCTGGTGCATTGTAAGCGGGCACTGCAGTCCTATGCATCGGATAGTAACAGCAATCTGCCAGCCACGTTAAATGGAAACCAATGGTCGCTGCTAGAGAAAACGGCGACAGTCCTTAAACCCTTCCAAGAGCTGACAGCCGAGGTCAGTGCAGCTTCCGCCACAGCAGCCGATGTTATCCCATCTGTCCGCGTGCTGACACGCTTTCTGGAGAATGAGCGCGAAGAACACCGAGGTATTCAAACCATGAAGGCCACATTACTTGATGCGGTTCACACACGTTTTTACCTTGTGGAAAAGGAACCCCTCTATGCCGTGGCAACAATGCTAGATCCACGCTATAAAGACAA GTTCTTCACCAATGCTACCAACCTGGATCAGGCAAAGGAAGCACTAAAGGTAGAGGTGATGAAAATGGACCAAGAACTGAAAACCATGCCCTCTGGAGAAGGTGTGGCTGAGGCTGAGACAGCAAGACAAACAACAGGAATGGAGGCTGGAAGCTCAACCAGCAGCCTGGGCAGCTTCTTTGACGAGATACTGGAGGAGAGCTGCACAGCAGGTCCGTCTGAGGAGCAGCAGATCACCCCAGGGGCACTGTTTCAGTTGGAGAGCTACCTCAGTGAGCCTCCACTTGGGCGCAAGAGCAATCCTTTTCACTACTGGAGAGACAATCAGGCTCGACTACCCACCCTGGCAGCAACAGCAGCCAAGTTCCTCAGTGCTCCTTGCACCAGCGTTGAGAGTGAGAGGCTTTTTAGCACAGTCTCACTCATCATTGATGAACACAGGAGCAGGCTGACACCTGAGCATCTTGAAATGCTTGTCTTTGTAAAAAAGAATTTCCCCAGCATGCTCGGACTGCAGTCAGGGCAAACAGTTGAAGGGAGTGTGTAG